The Desmodus rotundus isolate HL8 chromosome 3, HLdesRot8A.1, whole genome shotgun sequence genome includes a region encoding these proteins:
- the JOSD1 gene encoding josephin-1 — protein sequence MSCVPWKGDKAKSESLELPQAAPAQIYHEKQRRELCALHALNNVFQDSNAFTRETLQEIFQRLSPNTMVTPHKRSMLGNGNYDVNVIMAALQTKGYEAVWWDKRRDVGAIALTNVMGFIMNLPSSLCWGPLKLPLKRQHWICVREVGGAYYNLDSKLKMPEWIGGESELRKFLKHHLRGKNCELLLVVPEEVEAHQSWRADL from the exons ATGAGTTGCGTGCCATGGAAAGGAGACAAGGCCAAATCTGAATCATTGGAGCTGCCCCAGGCAGCACCCGCACAAATCTACCATGAGAAACAGCGCAGGGAGCTTTGTGCCCTGCATGCCCTCAATAACGTCTTCCAGGACAGCAATGCATTCACCCGGGAAACGCTGCAGGAGATTTTCCAGAG GCTGTCTCCAAACACCATGGTGACTCCCCACAAGAGGAGCATGCTGGGAAACGGGAACTACGACGTGAACGTCATCATGGCAGCACTACAGACCAAAGGCTACGAGGCGGTTTGGTGGGACAAGCGCAG AGATGTCGGTGCCATCGCTCTCACTAACGTCATGGGCTTCATCATGAACCTGCCCTCCAGCCTGTGCTGGGGCCCGCTGAAGCTGCCTCTCAAAAGGCAGCACTGGATCTGTGTCCGAGAGGTGGGCGGTGCCTACTACAACCTTGACTCCAAACTGAAGATGCCCGAGTGGATCGGAGGCGAGAGCGAGCTCAG GAAATTTCTAAAACACCATTTGCGAGGCAAGAACTGTGAACTCCTGCTGGTGGTACCGGAAGAGGTGGAGGCCCATCAGAGTTGGAGGGCTGACTTATAA